In the genome of Anabaena cylindrica PCC 7122, the window TTTGCGGGTTTTCTTCTTCGGCTTCATTTTATAGACCAGGACTTTACGACCTCTAAAGTGCCGCATAACCGTCCCCTCTACAGTTGCACCTGCTACTAGTGGCTGCCCAATAGAGACTTCCCCTTCGTGCTGCACCAGTAATACTGCGTCTATTGTAACTTTTTCATCTGGTTCGACACTCAGCAGCTCAATATCGTAAAATCGACCCGCTTCGACTTTAATCTGTTTGCCACCAGTTTCAATAATTGCGTAAGTCATCGAGTTGTCCTTGAAGTTGCCGTACAGGTAGCTGGCTTTTATCTCCTGTAGAGACAATGTTTTTAGCTTTTTATCGCTTTTGCCAGCTTTTTAAGAATGTCTACCTGATCCGAGCAGGAATTAGACAGACAATCTAATATTTTACTGTAATCAATACCATTAAGTCAAGTAAATTAATAATTAAGAAATTTTGTCTGCAAAATTTGACCTTATCACCGGAATCGTGAAGTTTGCCTGTGTAGTTAGCACAGACACAGACAGAAAAAAATTTTACACATCTGAGCAGCCGCTAGAGTTGCTCAGATTTTTTTTAGCTTCTATTATAGAATCTGATTCGGTTAAGATAAACCGTAGAGGCACTATATCAACAATATTTAAGTAAAAAATACAATCTTAGAGAACTCCACAAAATAAATTACGCAATTTCACTCCAATCAAAACTACTTTTTCCTCTCCCTGCACCCTGCTTTCCAAACAATGGCATACTTTTTATTTGGAAGTCTCTTAAATAGATGCCGTACCGAAACTTACCCATGAGGTTTATGAAAAGAATAGAAGTTGAACAAAGAACTATTTTTGTAGGTTTGGCTGGTAGTCACGGCTATGGCTTAAATCGTCCTGATTCAGATTATGACTATCGAGGAGTATTTATTGCCCCTAAGCGTTACTATTTAGGATTTGATAGTATAGAGCAAAAAGATACAGGTTGGGATGAACCAGGCATTTTTCCGTTTATAGATGGCAATCAAGATACAGTAATTTATGAACTTAGAAAAGTTTTGCATTTACTCGCAGGAGCAAATCCCAATGTTTTAGAATTGCTCTGGTTGCCCACCTATCCTATGATCACAAAAATTGGTGAGTATTTAATTAAAAACAGGCAAATATTTTTAAGTAAAAAAGTTAAACATACTTATTCTGGTTATGCTTTTGCCCAAATAAAAAAAATGGAAACCCATCGCAAGTGGTTGTTAAATCCACCAGCCAAAAAACCCATCCCCTCTGATTTTGGCATAGAAGATGAAACCCCACTAAGCAAAGATGAGCTAAATGCTTTTTTGGAATATCTTTATATCTTAATTAAAGGAAAAATTGAATTTCTAGAAGAATCTGAACAATTATATAAATTACTGACAGCCGATGTTGATTTTAAAGGTTTATTGAAACAATATACCTTAACCGATGCAGCTTTAGAATATACACAAAATTTAACCAATAGCCGCAAAGACTTTATTCGGCTACTGCAAAAAAGTCAAAGTTATCAAATCGCCTTAAGAGAATGGAAAGCTTATCTATCTTGGCAGGAAAATAGAAATCCGGCTAGGGCAGAAATGGAGAAAAATTCTGGTTATGACTTAAAACATGGGATGCACTGTATTAGATTACTACGCAGTGGCTTGGAAATATTACAGCAAGGAGAAGTAATTGTAGATAGAAAAATAGCTGGTGATGTTGATGATTTAAAAGCTATTCTCAGAGGAGATTATACCTATGATCAATTAATGAAAATGGCTGAGAATTTAGTTGCTCAAATGGATATTTTTTATGAACAATCAACTCTACCTCATAAACCTGATTTAGAGCAAATTAATAGTTTGTGTATGGAATTAGTTGAAATGCAAGGTTGGCAATAAAGCATAGAGTAATAATATCTAAAAACACAGCAACTCCTTATCCTCTCCCCGTCTCTGCGCCTCTGCGTGATATAAATCATCCTGCATTTATACAACACCCACTTGCAATCTGCTGTATATTGCCATAGTTAAAAAATCTGCAATTAGCTCCTAACTATTGCCAATAATAATTTAAAATAAAAGTTTGTTCATATCTTAAAATATCTGCGATGAAAGAGTCATATTTTATCCAAAATGTAAGATTAATTCGCCAAAAAACTACAGAATACTGGCGTTTTTTTAATCGCTGGTTTTTCAATACTCCAGAAAGAGCTATCTTAGAAGCTTATCAAGCTGCTCAAGCGATTCAAAATATTGAAGTTAACCAGTTTAATGGCAAAAAAATTGCTCCCGAATCAGAGAATTATACCGAAAATGTGATGGCTTTCTGGCAGGGAAATCTGAATAGAAATTTAGCTATTATTAAAGTGAGATTAGCAGAATTTCAATTAGGAAGTAAATTAGTCAATACTACAGATACAGAATTATTAGAAAAGCTTAAGTTTATTGATGAAGTCATATGCAAGTATATCGCACACAATGAAATAAATACTTCAATATTACAAATTAATCTTCAAACAGTTGAACCCGATACAAATTCATCTGATATAGATATTATTAAAGCACCATTTACATCTCAAAAAACTGGTGTATTACCGAGATCAATTGGTAAAACAGTTAGTAAAATAACTAACGAATTTACACCAAAAGCAGAAGCAGAATTTGTCAGAAACTATCGGATTTCTAGAAATAGGACGAGAAGATCAATCAAATTTTTATTAATGCTGATTATTGTACCGCTATTAACTCATCATTTTTCTAAGCAACTATTAGTAATTCCTTTAGTAGAACACGTTAGAGGTGAAAATACAGTTCAAATTTTTATGAATTCGGAAATGGAGGAAAAAGCACTCCATGAATTAAAGAATTTTGAAAATTTATTAAAAATGAAAACTCTACTGCAACAAACACCAGAAATTTCACCAGAAAACATTACAGCACAGGTTAAAAATAAAGCCTTGGAGGTAGCAAAAGATTTTCGCAATCAAAGCAGCAGTGCTATTAGTAATGTCTTTGCTGATTTAATATCACTAATTTCCTTTGCTATAGTTGTTGCTTTCAATAAAAAAAATATTATATTTTTTCAATCTTTTATAGATGAAATTGTCTACGGGTTAAGTGACAGTGCTAAGGCTTTTTTGATTATTTTGCTGACAGATATGTTCGTTGGTTTTCACTCACCACATGGGTGGGAAATCCTTCTGGAAGGAATAGCCAAACATTTGGGTTTATCCGCAACTAGAAGCGGAATTTTTCTATTTATTGCTACATTTCCAGTAATTTTAAATACTATATTTAAATACTGGATATTCCGTTATCTTAGTCGCTTATCTCCTTCAGCATTAGCTACATTGAAAGAAATGGATGAATGATATTTCGTGAATATAATATATTTTATATTTCTCCGTATTCCCTGCGGTTAAATTATTTTAACATATGATGTGGAAACTCTATAGCAATTTTATCCAGATATCAACAATTTTTCATGAATCCAGAGAAAGATTTAGTGCAAATTCTCAAGTTATCTGCTACTAATTAGTGTTGGTGATTACTTTTACGGCTACCGACAAAAGTAATTAAAAATACAAATGTATAATGCACTATTAAGCATTACCTTCAGCACCCAGATCAATTTAGAAATTTACTTCTTTTTAAGCTTATGAGTATCTTCTGCAATCGTAAATTCCAAATCACAGCAGGTATTGCTAGTTTCTTAGTAGTTAGTTTGGCTCATCAACATTTATATGCACAGCCAGAACCTCAGCAAATTAATACATCTAACTTAAGCATAATCCAGTCTGAGAAAAATATTAAAACTCAATCTCCTCTGAATGAAACGCCACTGAATTATTTAACTAATCAGCCCATATCTGAGTTAAATATTACTCAAAATACCCAAGCTACATCTATATTCTATTCTGTGATTGATGAATGGAAAAAATATAAATATAGTGTAAATGGTAAGCACGTTTTAAAACCAGCAAAGTTACCAACTACAAAAATTAATTTTAATCAAGCAGATTTATTAACGGTTCTCACTAATACGAGAAAATATTACCAAGATTATGCTAAAGCAGACCCAGATATTTCTCGCAATGGATTATTATTAAGCCAAGGAGTTACAGTCGAAGATATTATCAAAACCTTGGATTTTATGATTGTAGTTTTACAGGAGGATATTAGTAATAATCGCGCCACTCGTTTAGAAGATCCGAATTTTATTAATGCTAATTTTCGAGTGATCAAATGGTCAGCTTATAATCCTGAACAACCCAAACAAAAACAACTGAGAATTACAAAATATGCTGTTTTTACTCATCCTGGCTCTCGGACAAAAACAGCTAAATATAATACACCAATTTATAGTTTAAAAGAAAATTATGCTGCTGATAATTTCTATACTAAATATAGCAAGCAGGATGTTTTAAAAGGTATTTATGAACCTGGGGGTAAAGAATTTGGTAAAGTTGAGCCTCTAGCATATTTAACCCGCGAAGGTTTAGAAGAAGCTTTGATGCAGGGAACAATTCTTATTAATTTTATAGATGGTTCAAAAGACTTTTTTAACGTGGATAGAAACAATGGCATATCTTATGTGAGAGGCTTAAAAGCCACATCGCAAAAGCGTTATTGGTATTTTAGAAAAGTTGATGCAATCAAAGGTTATGGACACAATATAAATGCTAAAATATCAATCAAACCAGGCGTTACTTTTGCTGGTGATGTCCTGAATATTGGTTTAGGCCGGGTGATTGTGATGGAGTATAATCAAGGTGGCACAAAACGTCTACAAATGGGAGTAATTGCAGATACAGGTGGAGCGTTTTTACCCAATCTTGGACAACTCGATTTTTTAGCGGGTATTTTTGAGAATAAAAAAGATTTTTGGCAGCATATTCAGCAATTACCCTCCTATGCTACCGCATATATTTTGGTGAAGAAGTAAAAAGCCTCAAGCCAGATATTAGGGCGATCGCTTTTAACCATAAAGAGAATTGGAGTGCGATCGCGTACAGCGCAACCTAGGCGCTGTTAAAATTAAAGAGGTTTGAGAAGGCATAAAGCTATGACTATTGCAGCAATTAAACCCACAACTATCGCAGAATTTTTGCAATTGCCAGAAACAGAACCTGCTTCTGAATTTATTCATGGACAAATCACACAGAAACCAATGCCTCAAGGGGAGCATAGCCAACTTCAGATCGATCTATGCGAAACTATTAATCAAATTACTAAACCTCAAAAAATTGCCAAAGCTTTTCCAGAACTACGCTGTGTTTTTGGTGGGTTAGCGATCGTTCCAGATATAGCCGTATTTCGTTGGGAACGAATCCCTCGGTTGCCATCAGGACGCATCGCCAATCGTTTTGAAATCCATCCAGATTGGGCTATTGAAATTCTGTCTCCCGATCAGAGATATAAACAAGTCCTAGCCAAATTATTACACTGTGCTGAGTATGGTACTGAGTTTGGTTGGTTGCTTGATCCTGAAGATGAGAGTATTTTAGTAGTAGATAGCGATCGCCGAGTTAGGGAACTTAAAAATAGCGATCGCTTACCAGTTCTGACAGGGATTGAATTAGATATAACTGTTCAAGAAGTATTTAGCTGGTTAAATTTATAACATTGCCATACACGCAAAAAGCCCATGATAGCCTAAAAAATGCTACCCATGAGCTATATCAACTTATTTAGCTGACAATGACAAAGCAAATAACTTGCTGAAAGTTGATAATACTAGAAATTTAGAAAGATATTCTTATTATTCCTCCTCTTCTTCTTCTTCGTCTTCATATTCCTCGAAGACTTCATCTATCAGTTCTTCTGCTCGCTCATCGGAAATCTTCAATATTTCCTGAAGTTCAAAGAGATACTCTTGCTCTGCGTCGAGTGTGTCTTCATCCATACCTACGACTAAGAGCGCAGTGACGTATGCAATTTCACGGTAATCCTTATCTGGTAAAGATGCGATCGCACCAGCAATGAGATTTGCTACTTCTGTTTCTTTAATCACTGTGTTGACTTTTGCTGTCAACTTGTCAAAGTCTTTCTCCGCGTAATCTTCAAACATTCCAATACCATCAAACATTTCCGGTAATGGATATTCTTCGGTGGAAATAATCCCTTCACCATCAGCAGCGGCTGAAAAGAGTCCAATGATGGCAAGTGCTACTTCTGGTTCTAGCTTCACAGCAGTGCTACTGGGGCTGTTGAGCAACTGACTTTTAGACATGATGATCCTTTGGATTGAGCTAATTTCTAAGATTCCCAAATCATTGCAGAAAATCACAGAGACTGTTACTTTTTTTCATACAACTAACCTACAGGGATAATTTTTTAACACCAAGGTAATATTTTATTAATTAATTTGGTGAAAATTTCTACTATCACAAAAATGTAAATATGTCAACAAAAGGGC includes:
- a CDS encoding nucleotidyltransferase domain-containing protein is translated as MKRIEVEQRTIFVGLAGSHGYGLNRPDSDYDYRGVFIAPKRYYLGFDSIEQKDTGWDEPGIFPFIDGNQDTVIYELRKVLHLLAGANPNVLELLWLPTYPMITKIGEYLIKNRQIFLSKKVKHTYSGYAFAQIKKMETHRKWLLNPPAKKPIPSDFGIEDETPLSKDELNAFLEYLYILIKGKIEFLEESEQLYKLLTADVDFKGLLKQYTLTDAALEYTQNLTNSRKDFIRLLQKSQSYQIALREWKAYLSWQENRNPARAEMEKNSGYDLKHGMHCIRLLRSGLEILQQGEVIVDRKIAGDVDDLKAILRGDYTYDQLMKMAENLVAQMDIFYEQSTLPHKPDLEQINSLCMELVEMQGWQ
- a CDS encoding proton extrusion protein PcxA, which encodes MKESYFIQNVRLIRQKTTEYWRFFNRWFFNTPERAILEAYQAAQAIQNIEVNQFNGKKIAPESENYTENVMAFWQGNLNRNLAIIKVRLAEFQLGSKLVNTTDTELLEKLKFIDEVICKYIAHNEINTSILQINLQTVEPDTNSSDIDIIKAPFTSQKTGVLPRSIGKTVSKITNEFTPKAEAEFVRNYRISRNRTRRSIKFLLMLIIVPLLTHHFSKQLLVIPLVEHVRGENTVQIFMNSEMEEKALHELKNFENLLKMKTLLQQTPEISPENITAQVKNKALEVAKDFRNQSSSAISNVFADLISLISFAIVVAFNKKNIIFFQSFIDEIVYGLSDSAKAFLIILLTDMFVGFHSPHGWEILLEGIAKHLGLSATRSGIFLFIATFPVILNTIFKYWIFRYLSRLSPSALATLKEMDE
- the rplU gene encoding 50S ribosomal protein L21, with product MTYAIIETGGKQIKVEAGRFYDIELLSVEPDEKVTIDAVLLVQHEGEVSIGQPLVAGATVEGTVMRHFRGRKVLVYKMKPKKKTRKKRGHRQEITRLLINSINLNGAVLVYEEAPTTAETPNIVDSAPVEEAVAAE
- a CDS encoding Uma2 family endonuclease, giving the protein MTIAAIKPTTIAEFLQLPETEPASEFIHGQITQKPMPQGEHSQLQIDLCETINQITKPQKIAKAFPELRCVFGGLAIVPDIAVFRWERIPRLPSGRIANRFEIHPDWAIEILSPDQRYKQVLAKLLHCAEYGTEFGWLLDPEDESILVVDSDRRVRELKNSDRLPVLTGIELDITVQEVFSWLNL